From Mucilaginibacter rubeus, a single genomic window includes:
- a CDS encoding AraC family transcriptional regulator, with protein MKVLQFTIPVPHDKSVIAEKVCLPYHYPYLHRHKEIQLTWIQQGEGTLIAGNNMHDYSAGDLFLIGANLPHVFKSNPEYFVPNSNKQIEALTIFFNPEGALAPLFSLPELKPSLIFMQQHQQGFKVPHSVVDKVSQIMIALQKASGPDQLIQFFHLLKGLTNIKTKLDPLSTYGNLPGITENEGIRIGNIYNYIMQHYSEPITLEDVAKVAYMTPESFCRYFKKHTGHTFISFLNEIRINEACKKLIAHKFESINTVAYKCGFKSITNFNRVFKCVIGNSPRGYLDSYNNNLISLNRAAS; from the coding sequence ATGAAAGTTTTACAATTTACTATCCCGGTTCCGCACGATAAAAGTGTGATAGCAGAAAAGGTCTGTTTGCCTTACCATTACCCATACCTGCACCGTCATAAGGAAATTCAGCTCACCTGGATCCAGCAGGGTGAGGGGACTTTGATTGCAGGAAATAACATGCATGATTACTCGGCCGGCGACCTGTTTTTAATTGGCGCCAATCTGCCGCATGTATTTAAAAGCAACCCTGAATACTTTGTGCCTAACTCCAACAAGCAAATTGAGGCGCTTACTATATTTTTTAACCCTGAAGGTGCACTGGCTCCGCTGTTCTCACTACCTGAGCTTAAGCCCAGCCTGATATTTATGCAACAACATCAGCAAGGGTTTAAAGTGCCACATTCTGTGGTTGATAAAGTATCGCAGATCATGATCGCCCTGCAAAAGGCATCCGGCCCCGATCAGCTCATTCAGTTTTTCCATTTGTTGAAAGGGCTTACTAATATCAAAACCAAGCTCGATCCTTTATCAACCTATGGCAACCTGCCGGGTATAACCGAAAACGAGGGGATCAGGATAGGTAATATCTACAACTATATTATGCAGCATTACAGTGAGCCTATCACGCTTGAGGATGTTGCTAAGGTAGCCTACATGACCCCCGAGTCGTTTTGCAGATATTTCAAAAAGCATACAGGTCATACGTTTATTTCATTCCTGAACGAGATCAGGATCAATGAGGCCTGCAAGAAACTCATCGCCCATAAATTTGAAAGCATCAATACAGTGGCTTATAAATGTGGCTTCAAAAGCATTACCAACTTTAACCGCGTATTTAAATGTGTAATCGGTAATTCACCGCGCGGCTATCTCGACTCATACAACAACAATCTTATCAGCCTTAACAGGGCTGCCAGCTAA
- a CDS encoding NAD(P)/FAD-dependent oxidoreductase, which produces MAKVLIIGGGIVGLSSAYYLQKAGHEVTVLDKGDMTDSCSYGNAGMIVPSHFIPLATPGMVSQGIKWMFNSKSPFYVKPSLNPELISWGLKFLKKANTEHVERSATPLTELSLLSKKLYEDLSKEPGFDFDLVEKGILMFYKTEKAGEEEAHMAEKGRELGLDMAVLSVDDCKKLQPKLELDVLGAVHYRCDAHLSPNKLMAALIKHLKAVGVKLVANKEVTKIESKGGKVSRVLSGNEEFIADEYVIAGGSWSPAIGRLLGLKILLMPGKGYSFNVKDDSETMHIPALLAEARVAITPMNGGLRYGGTMELDKINDRINMNRVKGIVESVPKYFPGLKPAVPDQKDIWFGFRPSSADGLPYIGRSKQYNNLTVATGHGMMGLSLGAATGLLASEIISGKPTSIDIKEFAPERS; this is translated from the coding sequence ATGGCAAAGGTGCTGATAATAGGAGGTGGGATAGTAGGACTTAGTTCGGCTTATTATTTACAAAAGGCCGGGCATGAGGTTACTGTGCTGGATAAGGGTGATATGACCGACAGTTGCTCATACGGAAACGCGGGTATGATAGTGCCAAGCCACTTTATTCCTTTGGCAACTCCGGGAATGGTTTCGCAGGGTATTAAATGGATGTTTAACAGCAAAAGCCCGTTCTACGTGAAGCCATCTTTAAACCCCGAATTGATTTCATGGGGATTGAAATTTTTAAAGAAAGCCAATACGGAGCACGTTGAAAGGTCGGCTACGCCTTTAACCGAACTGTCATTGCTCAGCAAAAAGCTTTATGAAGATCTGAGCAAAGAGCCGGGCTTCGATTTTGATTTGGTTGAAAAGGGCATCCTGATGTTTTATAAAACCGAAAAGGCCGGCGAAGAAGAAGCGCACATGGCCGAAAAAGGCAGGGAATTAGGTTTGGACATGGCCGTGCTTAGTGTTGATGATTGTAAAAAGCTGCAACCCAAGCTTGAGCTTGATGTGTTGGGTGCGGTACACTACCGTTGTGATGCTCACCTGTCGCCCAATAAACTGATGGCTGCTTTAATCAAACACCTGAAAGCCGTTGGTGTAAAATTGGTGGCTAATAAAGAGGTTACCAAAATAGAAAGCAAAGGTGGTAAGGTAAGCAGGGTATTATCAGGGAATGAGGAATTTATCGCCGATGAGTATGTCATTGCGGGCGGCTCATGGTCGCCGGCTATCGGCAGGTTATTGGGCTTGAAAATTTTACTGATGCCGGGTAAAGGCTATTCATTTAATGTGAAGGACGACAGCGAAACTATGCACATCCCTGCGTTACTGGCCGAAGCAAGGGTTGCCATAACACCAATGAACGGCGGCTTACGCTATGGTGGTACTATGGAACTTGATAAAATCAACGACCGCATTAACATGAACCGTGTAAAAGGTATAGTTGAATCGGTGCCGAAGTATTTCCCTGGTTTAAAACCTGCTGTTCCTGATCAAAAAGATATTTGGTTTGGTTTCCGCCCTTCATCTGCCGATGGATTACCTTATATCGGCAGGAGCAAGCAGTATAATAATCTTACTGTGGCTACCGGGCATGGTATGATGGGCTTGAGCCTTGGAGCGGCAACCGGTTTACTGGCCAGCGAAATTATTTCGGGCAAACCAACCTCTATCGATATTAAAGAATTTGCTCCTGAAAGATCTTAA
- a CDS encoding dihydrodipicolinate synthase family protein produces MITFDWKGVLPAVTTKFTDNDELDFEAFDINLNAQLEAGVDGFILGGSLGEASVLSDDEKFALLAHTVEFVQGKVPVILNIAEQTTKAAVAYAQKAFDKGADGLMLLPPMRYNSEARETVAYLTSIAKSTELPIMIYNNPVDYKIEVTLDMFAELAAYDNIQAVKESTRDVSNVTRMINKFGDRFKIFTGVDPLAMESLVMGADGWVAGLVDAFPKETVAIYRLVKAKRYDEALAIYRWFLPVLELDIHPKLVQYIKLAEVATGIGTENVRAPRLPLIGAEREKVQKIINDALAARPELPVGSWGKLTEVAL; encoded by the coding sequence ATGATAACTTTTGATTGGAAAGGCGTACTCCCTGCAGTAACTACTAAATTTACAGATAACGACGAACTTGATTTTGAAGCTTTTGATATAAACCTGAATGCGCAGCTTGAGGCTGGTGTTGATGGTTTTATATTAGGCGGCTCATTGGGCGAAGCAAGTGTTTTAAGCGATGATGAAAAATTCGCGCTGCTTGCTCACACTGTTGAGTTTGTTCAAGGTAAAGTACCTGTTATATTAAATATTGCTGAGCAAACTACCAAAGCGGCTGTTGCTTATGCACAAAAAGCATTTGATAAGGGTGCAGACGGTTTGATGCTGTTGCCGCCAATGCGTTACAACAGTGAAGCACGTGAAACTGTCGCTTATTTAACCTCTATCGCTAAAAGTACCGAACTGCCAATCATGATCTACAATAACCCTGTTGATTATAAGATTGAGGTTACTTTAGATATGTTTGCAGAACTTGCAGCTTATGATAATATCCAGGCGGTAAAAGAATCAACCCGCGATGTATCAAACGTTACCCGTATGATTAACAAGTTTGGCGACAGGTTCAAGATCTTCACCGGTGTTGATCCGCTGGCTATGGAAAGCCTTGTAATGGGTGCTGATGGCTGGGTTGCCGGTTTGGTTGACGCTTTCCCTAAAGAAACTGTTGCCATTTACCGTTTGGTAAAAGCTAAAAGGTATGATGAGGCCCTGGCTATTTACCGTTGGTTTTTACCGGTGCTTGAACTGGATATCCACCCTAAACTGGTACAATACATTAAACTGGCCGAGGTTGCAACGGGCATAGGTACCGAAAATGTACGTGCGCCACGTTTGCCGTTAATTGGTGCCGAGCGCGAAAAAGTTCAGAAAATTATCAACGACGCGCTTGCTGCAAGGCCGGAATTGCCTGTTGGAAGCTGGGGTAAATTAACTGAGGTAGCTTTATAA
- a CDS encoding SusD/RagB family nutrient-binding outer membrane lipoprotein: protein MKNKYITLVTCALVSFTGCKKYIDVNQDPNRPIDVKESLILAPVEAAISQNITAAGGGNLAIVLQQYLQVIALNQVPPNFGTYLMYHQDMDGDWYNFYVQVMNNLVLLDKKAEADGNANYAAISKILLAYTLGSATDAWGDVPYSKGFGGTDNLTPTYDSQEAVYTQVQTLLDNAIADIAKNSTTAPSGDDYYYTGDMTKWKKAAYTLKARYYMHLTKAPGHTAAAQAQLALTALENGMVSNDDDMKMPFSGAAGAENPWQQNFLPGSTLVLASTFVDGFKTRKDPRLSKMVAPAIETGLYTGRQIGLEDIGSLESYSLGGSFYASTSSNNYIVTYSEALFLKAEATFVLSGATAAQPVYLLAVKSHMSKLGIADADVNTYLASRGTLTSANAMQLIIEEKVVANFLSMENYVDWRRTGYPALTKVKNALSDIPRRVLYPQSEMTSNPQPQQSAKLTDRLWWDVQ from the coding sequence ATGAAAAATAAATATATCACGTTAGTAACATGCGCGTTGGTAAGCTTTACGGGCTGTAAAAAATATATTGATGTAAACCAGGACCCCAACAGGCCTATCGATGTTAAGGAGTCATTGATCCTGGCCCCGGTTGAAGCTGCCATATCACAAAATATTACTGCCGCCGGCGGAGGTAACCTTGCTATAGTATTGCAACAATACCTGCAGGTAATAGCCCTAAACCAGGTACCGCCAAACTTTGGCACTTACCTCATGTATCACCAGGATATGGATGGCGACTGGTACAATTTTTATGTACAGGTTATGAACAACCTTGTATTGCTCGATAAAAAAGCAGAGGCCGATGGCAATGCCAATTATGCAGCCATTTCAAAGATTTTGCTTGCCTATACCCTTGGTTCGGCAACTGATGCCTGGGGCGATGTACCATACTCAAAAGGTTTTGGCGGTACAGATAACCTTACCCCAACTTATGATAGCCAGGAAGCCGTTTATACGCAGGTACAAACCCTGCTTGATAATGCCATTGCCGATATTGCCAAAAACAGCACTACGGCGCCGTCTGGAGATGATTATTACTACACCGGCGATATGACCAAATGGAAAAAGGCTGCTTACACGCTGAAAGCGCGTTATTACATGCACCTTACCAAGGCTCCCGGACACACCGCGGCTGCACAGGCACAGCTGGCGCTTACCGCTCTTGAAAATGGCATGGTAAGCAATGATGATGATATGAAAATGCCTTTCAGCGGTGCCGCAGGTGCTGAAAACCCTTGGCAACAGAACTTTTTGCCGGGTTCAACATTGGTGTTGGCTTCAACTTTTGTTGATGGTTTTAAAACCAGGAAAGATCCACGTTTGTCAAAAATGGTTGCTCCGGCAATTGAAACAGGTTTATATACCGGCCGTCAGATAGGTTTGGAAGATATCGGTAGTTTGGAATCATACTCGTTGGGCGGCTCTTTTTATGCAAGTACAAGTTCAAATAACTACATTGTTACTTACTCGGAAGCATTATTCTTAAAAGCCGAAGCTACATTTGTATTATCTGGTGCCACGGCGGCGCAACCGGTTTATTTGCTGGCGGTTAAATCGCATATGTCAAAACTGGGCATTGCCGATGCTGATGTAAATACTTACCTGGCTTCAAGAGGTACATTAACCAGTGCTAATGCCATGCAGCTGATTATTGAGGAAAAGGTTGTGGCCAACTTCCTGTCGATGGAGAATTATGTTGATTGGAGACGTACAGGCTATCCGGCCTTAACCAAGGTGAAAAATGCTTTGTCGGATATTCCGCGGAGGGTATTATATCCACAGTCGGAAATGACCTCGAACCCGCAGCCGCAGCAAAGCGCCAAGCTTACTGACAGGCTTTGGTGGGATGTGCAATAG
- a CDS encoding 4-hydroxyproline epimerase, with amino-acid sequence MASKTFFCVDAHTCGNPVRLVAGGGPTLKGDNMSQKRQHFLKEYDWIRTGLMFEPRGHDMMSGSILYPPHDPENDVAVLFIETSGCLPMCGHGTIGTITIAIEEGLIQPKTPGIVRMEAPAGLVLIEYKQEGKKVTSVKLRNVAAYLAATDLEVECPDLGTLTIDVSYGGNYYAIVDPQPNFKGIENYTAGQLIAWSQVLRKRINEKYQFVHPQDPTINTCTHILWAGATLSADSTARNAVFYGDKAIDRSPCGTGTSARMAQWFAKGKLKVGESFVHESIIGSKFIGKVEDVVKINDIDAIIPSVEGWAKVYGYNTIKIDDDDPYAHGFQVI; translated from the coding sequence ATGGCAAGTAAAACTTTCTTTTGTGTTGATGCCCATACCTGCGGTAATCCCGTAAGGTTGGTGGCCGGCGGTGGTCCCACACTAAAAGGCGACAACATGAGCCAGAAACGTCAGCACTTTTTAAAGGAGTACGACTGGATCAGGACAGGCCTGATGTTTGAACCCCGTGGTCATGATATGATGTCGGGAAGTATCCTGTATCCGCCTCATGATCCGGAAAACGATGTTGCGGTTTTGTTCATCGAAACCAGCGGTTGTTTACCGATGTGCGGTCACGGAACTATCGGCACCATCACCATAGCCATTGAGGAAGGATTGATCCAACCTAAAACTCCAGGTATTGTACGTATGGAAGCACCTGCCGGCCTTGTATTAATTGAGTACAAGCAGGAGGGTAAAAAGGTAACTTCGGTAAAACTCAGAAATGTGGCTGCTTATCTTGCCGCCACCGACCTGGAAGTCGAATGCCCTGATCTTGGTACGCTCACTATCGATGTTTCGTATGGCGGTAACTATTATGCCATTGTTGATCCTCAGCCTAACTTTAAGGGCATTGAGAATTATACAGCCGGACAGCTGATAGCCTGGAGCCAGGTGCTGCGTAAGCGCATCAACGAAAAATATCAGTTTGTGCATCCGCAGGATCCTACCATAAATACCTGCACCCATATCCTTTGGGCAGGTGCTACATTATCGGCAGATTCAACTGCACGTAACGCGGTATTTTATGGGGATAAAGCCATCGACCGTTCTCCTTGTGGAACCGGTACTTCGGCCCGTATGGCGCAATGGTTTGCCAAAGGTAAATTGAAAGTAGGTGAGTCTTTTGTTCACGAAAGTATCATCGGCAGTAAATTTATTGGCAAGGTTGAGGACGTGGTTAAGATCAATGATATCGACGCCATTATTCCAAGTGTTGAAGGTTGGGCCAAAGTTTATGGCTACAATACCATCAAAATAGATGATGACGATCCTTATGCTCACGGTTTCCAGGTGATATAA
- a CDS encoding DUF885 family protein, with translation MLINTKTAIKGLTLYALTLGVLTVKAQTKPTGNLYEQTSEIAGTIIRYGQDMNAIRDFYSPYNVNERGEDQYKQDVINSPEQRKRLIEVDNDYLKQLEQTDFNTLSIYGKVDYILLKKRINFDLKDLKKEEGLYSQAAKYISFADEIYALEQKRRRGTFVDGERVAGDLNKILKELKADTTAYRKLPSVDMPVAKVTKAALLGLKGRLKDFFGFYNKYDPSFTWWVPEPYKAVDNALERYSELAISKGKLNTSQKSDSSGIKGVPIGREELISQLQAEMIPYTPEELIKLANKEFAWCDKEMLKASQEMGFGSDWKKALEKVKNSYVPVGHQPELIVKLYNDAISFIKERDLITIPPLAEETWGMVMMSPQRQLVNPFFTGGKEISISYPTNTMQYDDRLMSMRGNNPYFSRGTVQHELIPGHNLQYFMNSRYKAYRQDFGTPFAVEGWALYWELLLYDKGFAKTPEERVGMLFWRMHRCARIIFSLNYHLGNWTPQQCIDFLVDRVGHERANAEGEVRRSFEGGYSPLYQVAYLLGGLQLTELRKELVDSGKMTFKQFHDAAIKENLIPVEMLRATLTNQALSKDFTTSWKFYDFGGK, from the coding sequence GTGCTAATAAATACTAAAACAGCCATAAAAGGTTTAACCCTTTATGCCCTTACCCTTGGCGTGCTTACTGTAAAGGCGCAAACAAAGCCAACCGGTAATTTATACGAGCAAACCAGCGAAATTGCCGGTACCATTATCAGGTATGGGCAGGATATGAATGCAATCCGCGATTTTTACTCGCCCTACAACGTTAATGAGCGCGGCGAAGATCAGTATAAACAGGATGTTATTAACTCTCCCGAACAACGTAAAAGACTAATTGAGGTTGATAACGACTATCTGAAACAACTGGAGCAAACCGACTTTAACACCCTGAGTATATACGGCAAGGTTGATTATATCCTGCTGAAAAAACGTATCAACTTTGATCTGAAAGACCTGAAGAAAGAAGAAGGCCTGTACAGCCAGGCCGCTAAATATATTTCATTTGCCGATGAGATCTACGCGCTTGAACAAAAACGCCGTCGAGGAACATTTGTGGATGGCGAAAGGGTTGCAGGTGATTTGAACAAGATCTTGAAAGAACTCAAAGCAGATACTACAGCATATCGTAAACTTCCATCTGTGGATATGCCGGTAGCTAAAGTAACTAAAGCCGCTTTGCTTGGTTTGAAAGGGCGTTTAAAAGATTTTTTTGGCTTTTATAATAAGTACGATCCATCGTTTACATGGTGGGTGCCTGAGCCTTATAAGGCTGTTGACAATGCGCTGGAAAGATACAGCGAGTTAGCTATTAGCAAAGGAAAGCTGAACACCAGCCAAAAAAGCGATAGCAGCGGTATCAAAGGCGTGCCGATTGGCAGGGAAGAGTTGATTAGCCAGTTACAGGCCGAGATGATCCCTTATACGCCTGAAGAGCTTATCAAACTTGCCAACAAGGAGTTTGCCTGGTGCGATAAGGAGATGTTGAAAGCATCGCAGGAAATGGGTTTTGGCAGCGATTGGAAAAAAGCGCTTGAAAAAGTAAAGAACAGTTATGTACCGGTAGGCCATCAGCCCGAACTAATTGTTAAACTCTACAACGATGCCATCAGCTTTATAAAAGAGCGTGACCTGATCACGATACCGCCACTGGCCGAAGAAACCTGGGGCATGGTGATGATGTCGCCGCAGAGGCAATTGGTTAACCCATTTTTCACCGGTGGCAAGGAGATCAGCATCTCGTATCCAACCAATACCATGCAGTATGATGACAGGCTGATGAGCATGCGCGGCAATAACCCTTATTTTTCAAGGGGAACGGTACAGCATGAACTAATCCCCGGTCATAACCTGCAATATTTTATGAACAGCCGTTACAAAGCTTACCGGCAGGATTTTGGGACACCGTTCGCAGTTGAGGGCTGGGCCTTATACTGGGAATTGTTGTTGTACGATAAAGGATTTGCCAAAACGCCTGAAGAGCGTGTTGGTATGCTGTTCTGGCGCATGCACCGTTGTGCAAGGATAATCTTTTCGCTCAACTACCATTTAGGCAACTGGACACCGCAGCAATGTATCGACTTTTTGGTTGACCGTGTAGGTCATGAACGTGCCAATGCCGAAGGGGAAGTAAGGCGCTCATTTGAAGGGGGCTATAGTCCGCTTTACCAGGTGGCTTATTTGTTGGGCGGTTTGCAATTGACCGAGTTGAGGAAAGAGTTGGTTGATAGTGGCAAAATGACTTTTAAACAATTCCATGATGCAGCTATCAAAGAAAACCTGATCCCGGTTGAGATGCTTCGTGCTACGTTAACCAACCAGGCTTTAAGCAAAGATTTTACAACAAGCTGGAAATTTTACGATTTCGGAGGTAAATAA
- a CDS encoding SusC/RagA family TonB-linked outer membrane protein → MKFKQLLKRFILPLLSVFVFCYSTYAQTVTLKGKVTDEKGEPIAGASVKIKGTNAGSVTNTGGLFSLNYNGQGTLIVTAIGFAAHEVKLTGQAQVNVTLADDNKVLNEVVVTALGIKRDKKILTYSTQEIKGESLTQSKEPNLVNAIAGKAAGVQVTSSSGTPGSSSRIVVRGGSSFFGDNQALMVVDGVPVDNSETGNLNSGPGTNRIADIDPSIISNINVLKGAAATALYGSKGANGVIIITTKNGALNKKPLITFSSDFSAEKPLLPQIQNKYSLGTNGNYYDGVTQKTSTSWGARMDTLKINGQPAKVYNQSDLFFKTGHTYNNTINIGGGGTASTYLVSYSNLNQQGTVPTTKFLRNTFFAKYSAQVLKNLNTTFQLNYTNSQNDRLPEGYALESPVWTIFTAPVSYNLQPYLNADGTQRLYRFSRNNPYWVLDNIKNHSGVNRFLPTFTADYKPLSWLTVTERFGADVYTEMDRYHESTQSVSNPNGRLVDNNTTFRQYNNDFMVSANKQFGDFNLDVLLGNNIFSSYSENTYANGVGLTVPGLYNMASASTVTYKEASYLQRKVGFYLQSNIEYKRFLVLSLTGRYDGNSVLSTDHNFYPYGSAATSFIFSEFFSPEFSKVMNLGKLRVSYGTVGNDGSISPYSLLTAYNSATIRNLTFPYAGQSGFLISDVLGNANLKSERINEFEAGFEAGFFNNRISLEASFYSKKTIDGIIPSVSIAPSTGYAATSVNSAVMRNRGIEVLLNASPVKSRDFSWDLTLNFTRNRNKVLSIYKDQQQLGNGFTNIIVGQPYGVIYGTRYARNAAGKLLIDDSGLPYADDNQGIVGNINPNWLGGINNNFRYKQFNFSFFFDIKRGGDIQNNVDGYGYFYGTPKVTENRGPRVVDGVNATTGQPNTIAVNGQAYYQRANSVLESVIQDGSYVKLRNVSLGYTLKPSWLSKSPFKSATFSVTGRNLWIHAPHFTGGDPEVSSFGSSNGSQGIYSFSTPTSKSVDFSLKVTL, encoded by the coding sequence ATGAAGTTTAAACAATTACTAAAGAGGTTCATTTTGCCTTTACTAAGTGTGTTTGTGTTTTGTTACAGCACATACGCGCAAACAGTAACACTAAAAGGAAAGGTAACCGACGAGAAGGGCGAGCCCATAGCCGGCGCTTCCGTTAAAATAAAAGGTACAAACGCTGGTTCTGTTACCAACACCGGCGGTTTGTTCAGCCTTAATTATAATGGGCAGGGTACATTAATTGTAACTGCCATTGGTTTTGCCGCGCACGAAGTTAAGTTAACAGGGCAGGCGCAGGTTAACGTGACCTTGGCCGATGACAACAAAGTCCTTAATGAAGTGGTTGTTACCGCCCTTGGTATAAAACGCGATAAGAAGATCCTGACCTATAGTACCCAGGAAATTAAGGGCGAATCGCTTACGCAATCAAAAGAGCCAAACCTTGTAAATGCCATTGCCGGTAAAGCCGCAGGCGTACAGGTAACCAGCTCATCAGGTACGCCAGGTAGTTCATCGCGTATCGTAGTCCGTGGCGGTTCATCATTTTTTGGTGATAACCAGGCGTTAATGGTAGTTGACGGTGTGCCGGTTGATAACTCTGAAACAGGTAACCTTAACTCTGGGCCGGGTACTAACCGTATTGCCGATATCGATCCATCTATCATTTCAAATATCAACGTGCTCAAAGGTGCGGCGGCTACCGCGCTTTACGGTTCAAAAGGTGCAAACGGTGTTATTATTATCACCACAAAAAATGGCGCTTTAAATAAAAAGCCACTAATCACCTTTTCATCAGATTTTTCTGCCGAAAAACCTTTATTGCCACAAATCCAAAATAAGTATTCATTGGGTACCAATGGTAATTACTATGATGGTGTAACGCAAAAAACCAGTACATCATGGGGTGCCCGCATGGATACCCTTAAAATTAACGGACAGCCTGCCAAAGTTTATAACCAGTCCGACTTGTTTTTTAAAACCGGGCATACTTACAATAACACCATTAACATAGGTGGTGGTGGCACAGCCTCTACTTACCTTGTTTCTTACTCAAACCTCAATCAGCAGGGTACAGTTCCGACAACTAAATTTTTACGTAATACATTCTTTGCTAAATACAGCGCACAGGTATTGAAAAACCTGAATACTACGTTTCAGTTAAACTATACCAATTCGCAAAACGACAGGTTGCCTGAAGGTTATGCTTTGGAAAGCCCGGTATGGACAATTTTTACAGCTCCGGTTTCGTACAATCTGCAGCCTTACTTAAATGCCGATGGTACCCAGCGTTTGTATCGTTTCTCGCGTAATAACCCGTACTGGGTGTTAGATAATATCAAAAATCATTCGGGTGTTAACAGGTTTTTACCAACTTTTACTGCCGATTACAAGCCTTTGTCATGGTTGACCGTTACCGAGCGTTTTGGTGCAGATGTTTATACTGAGATGGACAGGTATCATGAATCAACCCAATCGGTTTCAAACCCTAATGGTCGTTTGGTTGATAACAACACTACCTTCCGCCAGTACAATAACGATTTCATGGTGAGTGCAAACAAGCAGTTTGGCGACTTTAACCTTGATGTTTTATTAGGTAACAACATTTTCTCCAGCTATTCAGAAAATACATACGCTAATGGTGTTGGCTTAACAGTACCTGGCTTGTATAACATGGCTTCGGCGTCAACAGTTACTTACAAAGAGGCTTCATACCTACAGCGTAAGGTTGGTTTTTACCTGCAATCAAATATCGAGTATAAACGCTTCCTGGTGTTATCATTAACAGGCAGGTACGATGGCAACTCGGTGCTGTCAACCGATCATAATTTTTATCCTTACGGATCGGCTGCAACCAGCTTTATATTTTCAGAGTTTTTTAGCCCCGAGTTTTCAAAGGTTATGAACCTGGGTAAGTTGAGGGTATCATATGGTACGGTAGGTAACGATGGCAGCATAAGCCCTTACAGCTTGTTAACAGCCTATAACAGCGCAACTATCCGTAACCTTACATTCCCTTACGCTGGCCAGTCGGGCTTTTTAATATCCGATGTATTGGGTAACGCCAACCTGAAAAGCGAGCGTATTAACGAGTTTGAAGCAGGCTTTGAAGCTGGTTTCTTCAACAACCGAATCAGCCTGGAAGCCTCGTTTTACAGCAAAAAAACAATTGATGGTATTATCCCGTCAGTGTCTATCGCTCCGTCAACAGGTTATGCGGCAACAAGCGTAAACTCTGCTGTGATGCGCAACAGGGGTATCGAGGTGTTGTTAAACGCGTCGCCTGTAAAAAGCCGCGACTTTAGCTGGGACCTTACTTTAAACTTTACCCGCAACCGTAACAAGGTATTATCTATTTATAAAGATCAGCAGCAATTGGGTAACGGCTTTACCAATATCATTGTTGGACAGCCTTACGGTGTTATTTATGGCACCCGTTATGCCCGTAACGCGGCAGGTAAATTGTTGATTGATGATTCGGGCCTTCCATATGCCGATGATAACCAGGGTATAGTAGGTAATATTAATCCTAACTGGCTTGGCGGTATCAACAACAACTTCAGGTATAAACAATTCAACTTCAGTTTCTTCTTTGATATTAAACGCGGCGGCGACATCCAAAACAACGTTGATGGTTACGGCTATTTTTATGGTACTCCAAAAGTTACCGAAAACCGTGGTCCGCGGGTAGTTGATGGTGTAAATGCCACTACCGGTCAACCAAATACCATAGCGGTTAATGGTCAGGCTTACTACCAACGTGCAAACAGTGTGCTTGAGTCTGTAATTCAGGATGGCAGCTACGTTAAACTGCGTAATGTTAGTTTAGGCTATACTTTAAAACCATCGTGGTTAAGCAAAAGCCCTTTCAAATCGGCAACATTTAGCGTAACCGGCCGTAACCTTTGGATCCATGCGCCGCACTTTACCGGCGGCGACCCGGAAGTTAGTTCATTTGGCTCATCAAACGGTTCGCAGGGTATTTATTCATTCTCAACCCCAACTTCAAAATCAGTTGATTTTAGCTTGAAAGTTACCCTATAA